A genome region from Bacteroidota bacterium includes the following:
- a CDS encoding WD40 repeat domain-containing protein: MDPNSELYQPKTPTLFAHPLVNLEGIRLVVYVQSPAYISTFLIERRSGGGAFARVAEIPGGDREYIDTTILTNTTYTYRVTSFWKKNSASSNESSATWIFSPPTGAAFFVPMSTAGVGMTWTLYSGFASGFILERSADGQNFHEVSRLPTDVRIAVDSTVTPGNQYSYRVRAFTPRSISNPSNTVRVQFLQAALYSLPPKHLPSSVTSVAFSPDGRHWVSGSGELCQTWTLGTSSQVVEMLNPLVTAVASSGPIIAASGTTRSIALRFEPFATMVISPVVPAKAIAFSVDGSRIATCTVQGVAISFSSSGSDLRSFQYDSTRSAAFRPDGSMFAVGADGRVGVWLASANTYTFVHSIQVPGNNNIRVGFSSDGTRIIGGGTDGIIRVWDAVAGTEVNSWHTGSPIKSLSSVAGQILTVGGSDAHLWDFNSGTLDHTFPSGGLTPTTGDLSTNGRLVLVGHSNGTVNLWSFGNHWWIVP, from the coding sequence ATGGACCCCAATTCCGAACTGTACCAACCCAAGACGCCGACTCTGTTTGCACACCCGCTCGTCAATCTGGAAGGAATCAGACTCGTGGTCTATGTGCAAAGCCCCGCTTACATATCCACGTTTCTGATTGAGCGGCGTTCAGGCGGCGGGGCGTTCGCGCGTGTTGCAGAAATTCCCGGGGGAGATCGCGAATACATCGACACCACGATTTTGACAAACACCACGTACACGTATCGCGTAACCTCCTTTTGGAAGAAGAACTCAGCCTCTTCAAATGAATCATCCGCTACATGGATCTTCTCTCCGCCGACGGGGGCCGCGTTCTTCGTCCCTATGTCAACGGCCGGAGTCGGCATGACATGGACGCTCTATTCCGGCTTCGCCAGCGGATTCATTCTCGAACGGTCTGCGGATGGGCAGAATTTCCATGAAGTGTCCAGACTGCCGACCGATGTACGAATTGCAGTAGACTCCACTGTGACGCCAGGCAACCAATATTCATATCGTGTTCGTGCATTCACTCCACGAAGTATCAGCAATCCTTCAAACACGGTTCGCGTACAGTTCCTGCAAGCAGCGCTGTATTCACTACCGCCAAAGCACTTGCCCTCATCGGTCACGTCGGTTGCATTTTCGCCCGATGGAAGGCATTGGGTATCCGGCTCGGGAGAGTTGTGTCAGACGTGGACGTTGGGAACTTCGTCCCAAGTTGTGGAAATGCTGAACCCCCTTGTCACGGCAGTTGCCTCATCGGGACCCATTATTGCGGCAAGCGGAACAACCCGCTCGATAGCATTGAGATTCGAACCGTTTGCAACCATGGTGATTTCTCCGGTCGTTCCGGCAAAAGCCATCGCATTTTCCGTGGATGGTTCGCGGATCGCCACGTGTACCGTCCAGGGAGTTGCAATCTCCTTCTCCTCGTCAGGAAGCGACTTGCGTTCGTTCCAATATGACTCAACCCGCTCGGCGGCATTTCGTCCCGACGGGTCAATGTTCGCCGTCGGCGCGGATGGCAGAGTCGGAGTCTGGCTGGCAAGTGCAAATACGTATACTTTCGTACACAGTATTCAGGTTCCCGGCAACAACAATATTCGGGTCGGGTTCTCCTCAGACGGAACCCGGATCATTGGTGGCGGTACCGACGGGATAATTCGGGTCTGGGATGCGGTCGCCGGCACCGAAGTCAACTCGTGGCACACCGGCAGCCCGATCAAGTCCCTTTCATCAGTGGCTGGACAAATATTGACTGTCGGCGGCTCCGATGCTCATTTGTGGGATTTCAACAGCGGAACGCTTGATCATACCTTCCCAAGCGGAGGATTAACGCCGACAACGGGTGACTTGTCTACGAATGGCAGGTTGGTTCTGGTCGGACATTCGAACGGCACGGTAAACCTCTGGTCGTTCGGAAATCATTGGTGGATAGTGCCCTAA
- a CDS encoding FAD-dependent oxidoreductase, whose translation MSTRREFLQQSAILSAGMMLSDKGFSQAKNKKPRVVVLGAGLAGLSAAYELTKQNIEVVVLEARNRIGGRVLSHEIDDEKKLTIELGAEWVGNSHERVIALCKEFNLELFNNQFETHLIYKNEYSPSGKWGFSQEWNAKFEKLLADFGKMSEVQKRGLDRTDWWRHLVNHGINERDLDLRELADSTDFGESIRHVSGYPAITEYAESSPKNEMDLKIRGGNSRLPHAMAENIGLDKVKLQHKVTSVKQESKSTTVTCEDGSTFVCDFVICTIPTFAIGSIQWSPELPKEKMMALNALQYSRINKHAVLFNERFWQDEAFDLLTDSNAHYFYHATKSQQSAQGVLISYSIGDKADVIARQNNEYRKRIIADALRPGFGDVSEKIVRQVNYYWGNDPHSMGAYAIYGKDQWFTLQPVLAKPHRRVFFAGEHIADWQGFMEGAVVTGEEAARALLNS comes from the coding sequence ATGAGTACCCGCCGCGAGTTTTTGCAACAATCCGCAATCCTTTCTGCCGGCATGATGCTGTCGGACAAAGGGTTCTCTCAGGCAAAGAACAAGAAGCCCCGTGTAGTTGTGCTCGGCGCAGGACTTGCCGGACTTTCGGCGGCATACGAACTCACGAAGCAGAACATCGAGGTTGTTGTTCTTGAAGCCCGCAACAGAATCGGCGGCAGGGTTCTCTCCCATGAAATCGATGATGAGAAGAAACTCACCATCGAACTCGGCGCCGAATGGGTCGGCAACTCGCACGAACGAGTCATTGCTTTGTGCAAGGAATTCAATCTCGAACTCTTCAATAATCAATTCGAAACCCATCTCATCTATAAAAACGAATACTCGCCGTCCGGGAAGTGGGGATTTTCGCAAGAATGGAATGCAAAGTTCGAGAAGTTGTTGGCGGATTTCGGGAAGATGTCGGAAGTACAGAAGCGGGGGCTTGATAGAACAGATTGGTGGCGCCATTTGGTGAATCACGGCATCAATGAGCGTGATTTGGATTTGCGGGAACTTGCCGATAGCACGGATTTCGGCGAGAGTATCCGGCATGTGTCCGGCTATCCGGCAATCACCGAATATGCGGAATCAAGCCCGAAGAATGAAATGGATTTGAAAATCCGCGGTGGCAACAGCCGGCTCCCTCATGCAATGGCGGAGAACATCGGACTCGATAAAGTCAAGCTGCAGCACAAGGTCACCTCCGTGAAGCAGGAGAGCAAATCAACGACCGTTACATGCGAAGACGGCTCGACATTCGTTTGCGATTTCGTCATTTGCACGATTCCAACATTTGCCATCGGCAGCATTCAATGGTCACCGGAATTACCGAAAGAGAAAATGATGGCGTTGAATGCACTGCAATATTCCCGCATTAACAAACATGCCGTCCTGTTCAACGAACGGTTCTGGCAGGACGAGGCATTTGATCTTCTTACAGACTCTAACGCCCACTACTTCTATCACGCCACAAAAAGCCAGCAGTCAGCACAAGGTGTTTTGATTTCGTATTCGATTGGCGACAAAGCGGATGTGATTGCGCGACAGAACAACGAGTACCGCAAACGCATCATCGCCGATGCGCTGCGTCCCGGCTTCGGCGATGTATCCGAAAAGATTGTCCGGCAAGTCAACTACTACTGGGGCAACGACCCGCATTCGATGGGGGCGTATGCTATCTACGGGAAGGATCAGTGGTTTACACTTCAGCCCGTTCTGGCGAAGCCGCACCGGCGGGTGTTCTTTGCGGGCGAGCATATTGCAGACTGGCAGGGATTCATGGAAGGCGCGGTGGTGACGGGCGAAGAGGCGGCGAGGGCGTTGTTGAATTCCTGA
- a CDS encoding HAD family phosphatase, protein MPGTKFEAVIFDLDGLMIDTERIASDAWLRASSEMGYPLTEHVVHEMIGRTGPDSDAILRRNLGEEVALDELKALRLSYTDDHIINVGIPLKPGLLELLDFLDGRGIRKAVATSSTRERAAMKLKRTGLFERFRVVVSGDDVHRGKPAPDIYLETAGRLDVSANGCLVLEDSDAGARSAHAAGMSVIIVPDLKPPGADVVAFALHVEQSLSDVLHVLPQII, encoded by the coding sequence ATGCCCGGAACGAAATTCGAGGCGGTGATTTTCGACCTTGACGGTCTCATGATTGATACCGAGCGGATTGCCTCCGATGCATGGTTGCGGGCAAGTTCCGAAATGGGCTATCCGCTGACCGAGCACGTCGTGCATGAAATGATCGGCAGAACCGGTCCCGACTCGGATGCAATTCTTCGCAGGAATCTCGGCGAGGAAGTGGCTTTGGATGAGTTGAAGGCACTCCGTCTCTCATACACGGACGATCATATCATCAACGTCGGCATACCGTTAAAACCGGGATTGCTTGAGTTGCTTGATTTTTTAGACGGGAGGGGGATTCGCAAAGCTGTTGCAACATCGTCAACGCGGGAACGCGCGGCAATGAAGTTGAAGCGAACGGGACTGTTCGAACGGTTTCGGGTTGTCGTTTCAGGCGACGACGTACATCGGGGTAAACCTGCCCCCGACATTTATCTTGAGACAGCCGGACGATTAGACGTAAGCGCGAACGGGTGTCTTGTTCTTGAAGACTCGGATGCAGGTGCCCGATCGGCGCATGCCGCCGGCATGTCGGTGATCATCGTGCCGGATCTGAAGCCCCCGGGGGCAGATGTTGTTGCGTTTGCGCTTCATGTTGAACAATCGCTTTCGGATGTTCTCCACGTTCTACCTCAGATCATATAG
- the ettA gene encoding energy-dependent translational throttle protein EttA yields the protein MSDNKINFSMVGVGKVVKPNKQILKDIYLSFFYGAKIGVLGLNGAGKSTLLKLIAGVDKDYLGNITAQKGITFGYLPQEPELDNSKTVKDIVEEGVSNTVKLLKEYEAISAKFSEPDADYDALLEKQGKLQERIDHLNAWDLDSKLEQAMDALRCPPGETPVKVLSGGERRRVALCRLLLEEPDVLLLDEPTNHLDAESVGWLEQHLAQYKGTVLAVTHDRYFLDNVAGWILELDRGEGIPFEGNYSSWLEQKRQRLAVEEKQESKRQRALAEELEWVRMNPKGRHAKSKARIAAYEKMLAEQKDKRNEEIEIYVPPGPRLGNVVIEAKNVAKAYGENLLYEDMSFMLPPGGIIGIIGPNGAGKTTLFRMITGDEKPDSGTFAIGDTVKLGYVDQNRPLDPDKTIWQEISGGEDLIMLGNREMNSRAYVARFNFSGTDQQKPVGILSGGERNRVHLAKVLREGANVLLLDEPTNDLDVNTLRALEEALLNFAGCAVVISHDRWFLDRVATHILAFEGDSKVVWYDGNYSEYHEDMLKRYGIDADRPHRIKYKKLMRE from the coding sequence ATGAGTGACAACAAGATCAACTTCTCGATGGTTGGGGTCGGGAAAGTCGTCAAGCCCAACAAACAAATTCTCAAAGACATCTACCTTTCATTCTTCTACGGGGCGAAAATCGGTGTGCTCGGCCTGAACGGCGCCGGAAAAAGTACTCTGCTCAAGCTCATTGCCGGTGTTGACAAAGACTATCTCGGCAACATTACAGCACAGAAAGGGATCACATTCGGCTATCTCCCTCAAGAACCTGAACTCGATAACTCAAAAACGGTAAAGGATATCGTCGAGGAAGGCGTCTCAAATACAGTGAAGTTGCTGAAAGAGTACGAAGCTATCAGCGCAAAATTCTCGGAGCCCGACGCGGATTACGATGCGTTGCTGGAGAAACAAGGAAAGCTGCAGGAGAGGATCGATCATCTCAATGCATGGGATCTTGACAGCAAGCTCGAGCAAGCGATGGATGCATTGCGATGTCCGCCGGGCGAAACGCCCGTGAAAGTTCTTTCGGGTGGCGAACGGCGCCGTGTTGCACTGTGTCGTTTGCTTCTGGAGGAACCCGACGTGCTTCTGTTAGACGAACCGACCAACCATCTTGATGCAGAGTCGGTCGGATGGCTTGAGCAGCATCTTGCGCAATACAAAGGCACGGTTCTCGCGGTGACGCACGATCGCTACTTCCTTGATAATGTTGCGGGATGGATTTTGGAATTGGATCGCGGAGAGGGCATTCCGTTCGAGGGTAACTATTCGTCCTGGCTTGAGCAGAAGCGGCAGCGACTTGCGGTTGAAGAGAAACAGGAATCGAAGCGGCAGAGGGCATTAGCGGAAGAGTTGGAATGGGTCCGGATGAATCCGAAAGGGCGTCACGCCAAGAGCAAAGCGCGCATTGCCGCCTACGAAAAAATGCTCGCCGAGCAAAAAGACAAACGGAACGAGGAGATCGAAATCTACGTCCCGCCCGGCCCCCGGTTGGGCAACGTGGTGATCGAGGCAAAGAATGTCGCCAAAGCCTACGGCGAAAATCTTCTCTACGAAGATATGAGCTTCATGCTGCCGCCCGGCGGTATCATCGGCATTATCGGCCCGAACGGTGCAGGAAAGACAACGCTCTTCAGAATGATTACGGGGGATGAAAAACCCGACTCCGGTACATTTGCAATCGGTGATACAGTCAAGCTCGGCTATGTCGATCAGAACCGCCCGCTCGATCCGGACAAAACAATCTGGCAGGAAATTTCCGGTGGCGAAGATTTGATCATGCTCGGCAATCGTGAAATGAATTCGCGAGCGTATGTTGCGCGCTTCAACTTCAGCGGAACAGATCAGCAGAAGCCGGTCGGAATCCTCTCCGGGGGCGAGAGGAATCGTGTGCATCTTGCCAAAGTCCTGCGTGAAGGCGCAAACGTACTGCTTCTCGACGAACCGACAAACGATCTCGATGTCAACACGTTACGGGCGCTGGAAGAAGCGTTGCTGAACTTTGCAGGCTGCGCCGTTGTTATTTCCCACGACCGCTGGTTTCTCGATCGTGTCGCAACGCATATTCTTGCTTTTGAAGGCGACAGCAAAGTTGTGTGGTATGACGGCAACTACTCCGAATATCACGAGGATATGCTGAAGCGGTACGGCATCGACGCCGACCGGCCGCATCGCATCAAGTACAAAAAACTGATGAGGGAGTAA
- a CDS encoding outer membrane protein transport protein produces MKRFPLVFLVSLMAASLTYSGGFQLNEHGARAMAQAGAFAARAYDPSAIYFNPAGLAFQTQSSAYAGATLIIPATSFYGPYQHNSNEQTDLVKNVFTPINIYFSYPMADGLTAAIGVNNPYGLGTEWNVDWAGRFLTTKVDLKTFFISPTLSYRITEDFSVGAGVNFVTGSVLLERAINTGFGDPRVSIDMNATGWGFNAGALFKIAPGFSVGASYRSPVKVDATGKATFTPGYGVLPNGDAASSIELPATALIGVAYKPFEELELEADYQFVGWSSYNELVLEFKANNSKSVAPKNYKDSYIIRFGGEYALNDDWRIRAGYFYDRSPVRSEYMEPMLPDADRDGYNIGFGYLFSPHFSIDIAYLYLDFRDRKVENTIPEISFDGTYKTLVHLLAVNFGYTL; encoded by the coding sequence ATGAAACGTTTTCCCTTGGTGTTTCTCGTTAGCTTGATGGCTGCATCGTTGACATACTCCGGCGGATTTCAGCTTAACGAGCACGGAGCACGGGCGATGGCGCAAGCAGGCGCCTTTGCTGCCCGGGCTTATGATCCTTCGGCAATCTACTTCAATCCTGCCGGATTGGCTTTTCAAACACAGAGTTCGGCGTATGCGGGAGCAACGCTGATTATTCCTGCGACATCTTTCTACGGTCCGTACCAGCACAATTCCAATGAGCAAACGGACCTGGTAAAAAACGTGTTCACTCCGATCAACATCTACTTTTCATATCCAATGGCCGACGGCTTGACTGCTGCAATAGGTGTCAACAATCCCTACGGTCTCGGCACGGAATGGAATGTGGATTGGGCAGGAAGATTTCTCACCACGAAAGTGGATTTAAAGACGTTTTTCATCTCCCCCACTCTCTCGTACCGCATCACGGAGGATTTCTCCGTGGGAGCGGGCGTGAACTTTGTGACGGGGAGTGTATTGCTCGAGCGCGCAATCAACACAGGATTCGGAGACCCGCGAGTCAGCATTGATATGAATGCAACGGGCTGGGGATTCAATGCCGGTGCATTGTTCAAAATCGCTCCCGGGTTTTCCGTCGGCGCTTCGTACCGGAGTCCAGTCAAAGTTGATGCAACGGGGAAAGCGACGTTCACACCCGGCTACGGTGTGCTGCCGAATGGTGACGCGGCGAGTTCCATCGAGCTTCCTGCAACGGCCTTGATTGGCGTAGCGTACAAGCCATTCGAAGAGTTGGAGCTTGAAGCAGACTATCAGTTTGTCGGATGGTCGTCCTATAACGAACTCGTTCTTGAGTTCAAGGCCAACAATTCGAAGAGTGTCGCACCGAAAAACTACAAGGACTCATACATCATCCGTTTTGGAGGCGAATACGCGCTCAACGATGACTGGCGAATCCGCGCCGGATATTTCTACGACCGGTCTCCGGTCAGATCGGAATACATGGAGCCCATGCTTCCCGATGCCGACCGCGACGGGTACAACATTGGTTTCGGTTATCTCTTCTCGCCGCATTTCAGCATCGATATTGCATACCTGTATCTCGACTTCCGTGACCGAAAAGTGGAAAATACGATTCCCGAGATAAGCTTCGACGGTACCTATAAAACGTTGGTGCATCTGCTCGCAGTCAACTTCGGTTACACGTTGTGA
- the fahA gene encoding fumarylacetoacetase: MNETHNPRLTSWIPSANIPGNDFPIQNLPFGVFRKKVTGLHHVGVAIGDQAVDITAARNEGVFTGLAEEAAEACSGDTLNRLLSLGRTHWSELRKRLSVLLSDTEERGTIERCLVPLTAVDMQLPVAVGDYTDFYASIYHATNVGSMFRPDNPLLPNYKHVPIGYHGRASSIVVSGTPVQRPSGQTKSDDAPAPVFGSSKQLDYELEVGFFVGPGNELSKPIPITEAERHIFGLCLVNDWSARDIQKWEYQPLGPFLSKSFATTLSPWIVTLDALEPFRCPAFARPADDPAPLPYLDSSANGMRGGVNLILEVFLRTQQMQDAKMEPFLVSHGNFRDMYWTIGQMLIHHTSNGCNLRPGDLLASGTVSGPTKESRGCLLERTWRGTEPLSLPTGETRRFLEDGDEVTIRGYCVQPGCVRIGFGECRGRTVT; this comes from the coding sequence ATGAACGAAACCCACAATCCCCGACTCACTTCCTGGATTCCTTCCGCCAACATTCCGGGAAACGATTTTCCGATACAAAATCTGCCGTTCGGCGTTTTCAGGAAGAAGGTCACCGGCCTGCATCATGTCGGCGTGGCAATCGGCGATCAGGCGGTTGATATCACGGCCGCACGCAACGAAGGAGTGTTCACCGGGCTCGCGGAAGAAGCTGCTGAAGCGTGTTCCGGCGACACGTTGAACCGGCTTCTTTCTCTCGGACGCACGCATTGGTCGGAACTGAGAAAACGCCTGAGTGTTCTTCTCTCAGATACTGAAGAACGCGGGACAATTGAACGATGTCTCGTTCCGTTGACTGCTGTTGACATGCAACTGCCGGTTGCCGTCGGCGACTACACGGATTTCTATGCTTCGATCTACCACGCTACAAACGTCGGCAGCATGTTTCGTCCCGACAACCCGCTTTTGCCGAATTACAAGCATGTGCCGATTGGCTATCACGGCCGCGCATCGTCCATTGTAGTCAGCGGAACGCCGGTACAACGCCCTTCCGGGCAGACGAAATCTGATGATGCACCTGCCCCTGTGTTCGGCTCGTCCAAACAGCTTGATTACGAACTTGAAGTCGGTTTCTTTGTCGGGCCGGGAAACGAATTAAGCAAGCCCATTCCTATTACCGAGGCCGAACGCCATATCTTCGGTCTTTGTTTGGTGAACGATTGGTCGGCACGAGACATTCAGAAATGGGAGTATCAACCACTCGGGCCGTTCCTCTCGAAGAGTTTTGCGACGACTCTTTCTCCGTGGATTGTTACGCTTGATGCCCTTGAGCCTTTCCGCTGTCCTGCGTTTGCGCGTCCTGCTGACGACCCCGCGCCGCTACCGTATCTCGACTCGTCAGCGAATGGGATGAGGGGAGGAGTGAATTTGATACTGGAAGTGTTTCTTCGTACGCAACAGATGCAGGATGCAAAGATGGAGCCGTTTCTCGTCAGCCATGGGAACTTCCGTGATATGTACTGGACGATCGGGCAAATGCTGATACATCATACAAGCAACGGATGCAACCTTCGTCCGGGCGATTTGCTTGCAAGTGGCACAGTCTCCGGCCCGACGAAGGAATCGCGAGGCTGCTTGCTGGAGCGAACATGGCGCGGCACAGAGCCACTTTCATTACCAACCGGCGAAACGCGCAGGTTCCTTGAAGATGGCGATGAAGTGACTATTCGCGGATATTGCGTGCAGCCCGGTTGCGTTCGTATCGGTTTTGGCGAGTGCCGGGGCAGAACTGTGACCTGA
- a CDS encoding thioredoxin family protein: MVAFSSLHAIAQTRTEVRDTPLWVPLEKFDEKRNAAADIQLAVAEAKRSGRNVLLDVGGEWCVWCHRLDSLFVRNPDLNEFLHASFVVVKVNWSKNNKNEEVLSRYPKVAGYPHLFVLDETGRLLHSQDTSELEEGKGHSCEKVFASLRAWAPNHGK; encoded by the coding sequence ATGGTTGCTTTCTCGAGCCTTCATGCAATTGCCCAGACGCGAACGGAAGTCCGTGACACACCACTGTGGGTACCGCTTGAGAAGTTTGATGAGAAGCGTAACGCCGCTGCTGATATTCAACTTGCGGTTGCAGAAGCGAAGCGGTCGGGCAGAAATGTTTTGCTCGATGTCGGCGGCGAATGGTGTGTGTGGTGCCACCGTTTGGATTCACTCTTCGTGCGGAATCCCGACTTGAACGAATTCCTTCATGCCAGTTTCGTCGTGGTGAAAGTGAACTGGAGCAAGAACAACAAAAACGAAGAAGTTCTCTCCCGATACCCGAAGGTTGCCGGATATCCGCATCTCTTTGTGTTGGATGAAACGGGCCGATTGCTCCACTCCCAGGATACCAGCGAATTGGAAGAAGGGAAAGGGCACAGCTGCGAAAAAGTCTTTGCGTCCCTTCGCGCCTGGGCCCCGAACCACGGCAAATGA
- a CDS encoding WG repeat-containing protein: MKSLLISLVAVLALIQPVSAQKTKSIYIPFAGDGKFGYFDRKGNVVIQPQFDVALPFFEQLALVQNDGLWGYIDTTGKYVIEPQFSDADNFSGGFARIRMSKVFSGQKWGFSNKRGEIVIEPEYIDAGSFYEGRAWVRSLRKFLWIITIGTRFDYIDSTGNVVIEEGYNNALSFSEGLAAVNTGRLWAYIDHAGTIKIPAQFDDAFAFTGGLARVRKGVAWGYIDKNGTMLFTLGRDTSSNFSEGYAWVKRGGKFGFVNRNGEMVIQPSFDDAGGFSEGLAVVGAGGKYGYIDTKGQMVVQPQFDLAWDFHQGSGFVKLNNRYGFVNREGSVTWCLVE, translated from the coding sequence ATGAAATCACTGCTGATAAGTCTCGTCGCTGTGCTTGCGCTGATCCAGCCTGTGTCGGCACAGAAAACAAAATCCATCTACATTCCTTTTGCCGGGGATGGGAAGTTCGGCTACTTCGACAGGAAGGGGAATGTCGTTATTCAGCCGCAGTTCGACGTTGCACTTCCGTTCTTTGAACAGCTTGCCTTGGTTCAGAATGACGGGTTGTGGGGCTACATTGATACAACGGGCAAGTATGTAATCGAGCCGCAATTCAGCGACGCCGATAATTTCTCCGGCGGCTTTGCGCGCATCAGGATGTCCAAGGTCTTTAGCGGGCAAAAATGGGGCTTCAGCAACAAGCGCGGAGAAATCGTTATCGAACCGGAGTATATCGACGCCGGGAGTTTCTACGAAGGCCGCGCGTGGGTGCGTTCACTCAGAAAATTTCTCTGGATTATCACAATCGGCACACGCTTTGACTATATCGATTCGACAGGCAATGTCGTCATCGAAGAAGGCTACAACAACGCGCTGAGTTTCTCCGAAGGCCTTGCCGCCGTGAACACCGGCAGACTTTGGGCGTACATCGATCACGCGGGCACCATCAAGATACCTGCGCAGTTCGACGACGCGTTTGCATTTACCGGGGGTCTCGCACGCGTGCGCAAGGGCGTTGCGTGGGGATACATCGATAAAAACGGAACAATGCTCTTCACGTTGGGAAGAGATACATCCTCCAATTTTTCCGAGGGATACGCTTGGGTGAAGAGAGGCGGCAAGTTCGGGTTTGTGAACAGAAACGGAGAGATGGTTATTCAACCCTCGTTTGATGATGCAGGCGGCTTTTCCGAAGGACTTGCGGTTGTTGGCGCGGGAGGGAAGTACGGCTACATTGATACAAAAGGGCAGATGGTGGTTCAACCTCAATTTGACCTGGCGTGGGACTTCCATCAGGGAAGCGGGTTTGTGAAACTGAACAACAGGTATGGCTTCGTTAACAGAGAGGGGAGTGTAACATGGTGTTTGGTCGAATAG